The window cgtgcgtctgtgcgtgtgcgtgcgtctgtgtgtgtgtgcgtgcgtctgtgcgtgtgtgtgtgcgtctgtgtgtgtatatctgtgtgtgtgcgtgcgtctgtgcgtgtgtgtgtgtgtgtgtgtgtgtgtgcgtctgtgtgtgtatatctgtgtgtgcgtgcgtctgtgtgtgtgtgtgtgcgtctgtgtgtgtgcgtgcgtctgtgcgtgtgtgtgtgtgtgcgtctgtgtgtgtatatctgtgtgtgtgcgtgcgtctgtgtgtgtgtgtgtgtgcgtctgtgtgtgtgtgtgtgtgcgtctgtgtgtgtatatctgtgtgtgtgcgtgcgtctgtgtgtgtgtgtgtgtgcgtctgtgtgtgtatatctgtgtgtgtgcgtgcgtctgtctgtgtgtgtgtgtgcgtctgtgtgtgtgtgtgtgcgtctgtgtgtgtatatctgtgtgtgtgtgtgtgcgtgcgtctgtgcgtgtgtgtgtgtgcgtctgtgtgtgtgtgtgtgcgtctgtgtgtgtatatctctgtgtgtgcgtgcgtctgtgtgtgtgtgtgtgcgtctgtgtgtgtatatctgtgtgtgtgtgtgcgtgcgtctgtgcgtgtgtgtgtgtgcgtgtgtgtgtgtgtgtgtgcgtgcgtctgtgtgtgtatgtctgtgcgcgtctgtgtgtgtgtgcgcgtctgtgtgtgtgtgcgcgtctgtgtgtgcgtctgtgtgtgtgtgcgcgtctgtgtgtgtgtgtgcgtgtgtgtgtgtgtgtgcgcgtctgtgtgtgtgtgcgcgtctgtgtgtgtatgtctgtgtgtgtgcgtgtgtgtgtgtgtgtgtgtgtgtgtgtgtgtgcgcgtctgtgtgtgtgtgtgcgtctgtgtgtgtgtgtgtgcgcgtctgtgtgtgtgtgtgtgtgtgtgtgtgtgtgtgcgcgtctgtgtgtgcgtgtgcgtctgtgtgtgtgtgtgtgtgtgcgcgtctgtgtgtgtgtgtgtgtgtgtgtgtgtgtgcgtctgtgtgtgtgtgtgtgtgcgtctgtgtctgtgtgtgtgtgtgtgtgcgtctgtgtgtgtgtgtgtgtgcgtctgtgtgtgtgtgtgtgtgtgtgtgtgtgtgtgtgtgtgtgtgtgtgcgcgtctgtgtgtgtgtgtgtgtgtgcgtctgtgtgtgtgtgtgtgtgcgtctgtgtgtgtgtgtgtgtgtgtgtgcgtgcgtctgtgtgtgtgtgtgtgtgcgtctgtgtgtgtgtgtgtgtgtgtgtgtgtgtgtgtgtgcgcgtctgtgtgtgtgcgtgcgtctgtgtgtgtatgtctgtgtgtgtgtgtgtgtgtgcgcgtctgtgtgtgtgcgtgcgtctgtgtgtgtgtgtctgtgtgtgtgtgtgtgcgtctgtgtgtgtgtgcgcgcgtctgtgtgtgtgtgtgcgtctgtgtgtgtgtgtgcgtctgtgtgtgtgtgtgtgcgtctgtgtgtgtgcgtctgtgtgtgtgtatatctgtgtctgtgtgtgtgtgtgtgtgtgtgcgcgcacagcTGCCTCTGTGGGGACCAATGTGAGTTTTAGGTCTTTAGAGTGAGGGCGTTTTCAAACTTTTAAAGGGCTGTTTCAGAGTTAAGTCTAGGTTTTGGACATAAGTTCTGAAACAGTCTGCCAATGGCGGTCCCCGTGAAGACAGGTGTGCAAAAGTGTGTGTGCACTTTATATCGACAGGCTTTTGGGGTTGACCACCCGGCCGATAAAGAGCAGCGCCCCTGAGGTTTCATCCCGGATCAGGTAGAGGAAGGGGCGGTCCACTCGGTATGTCAGGTGGCTTGGCGTTGTGTCGCTCGGGTACTGATTCCCCTCCGGCGCCGTCTCCATCGTGACCTTGTGATTGACAGAAATAAGTTTGGCAGCCTGAGTGGAGATTTTCTCCAGCTCCGGGTTGTCTAGCCATTCAGAGAGACCTGccgagagggagaggaggacgACCATGTTAATCAATCAGCAGAAAAAGCCTACACTACTACAGCTTCATGAGTGGTTTTTTTCCCTGAATGGACAGTTCGGCATTGATATATAAATACTAGTATGCTCCTATATTAGAACCCTCGAGTAAAAAACGTGGTGGATGAAACTGACCAAGGTCGCCGAGCAGCGGCAGCAGGTCTGTGGAGTAGCTGAGCTTCAGGACGGGCAGAGTAATGGACACTTTGGCAGGAAGTAGCGTCATGGAGAGGTCCTGGACAAACTCAGAGgtcagactctcctccacaAGGGTCATGTTGGAGGTCACATCCTCGGGCAAGAAGATGAACATGCTGACATCGTCCTGCATCTGGATCTGAGCGATCTGAACGAggagaaaaacatgaagaaatgtGCTGCAGTTACGCTACTGTAGCCATCGTTCGGAGACAGCTGCCGTGAATtcttgtttgattttatttttaaacttaatAAGAAATGTCTGTCAAAGACCTGATAAAACTATTTTAGTCATTTAGCTCTATCCACTTCTATTCATTAAGTATAAGCTCATTAGTGCCCCCTACTGCATCTACGGCTGAACTGCAGAACTATTTTTGTACAATGGGATGAATGAAAGGAAGTAGAATGGATCTGTTAGATCTGCTCTGCCATCATCGGAAGCTCAGCAGCGTTTTCCTCTCTGCCTTTGTTTTTAGTAATAAATATCAACCCTGTATCATTTTTTCCTTCGTAAAAAATGGGATTCTTTTGCATTATCAGTAAAGTCCATTTAAATTTGTAtaaatgtccttgggcaagacacttcacccgttgcctactggtggtggtcagagggcccggtggcgccagtgtccggcagcctcgcctctgtcagtgcgccccagggtggctgtggctacaatgtagctgccatcaccagtgtgtgaatgtgtgtgtgactgggtggatgactggctatgtaaagcgctatataaatacaggccatttaccatttaaatgaAACTGGATAATAACCTGCTTCCGTTTAAAGCTATTCATCACGCTCACCGTGCAGCCTAAGTCCGAGTCAACCCCCATCTTCACTGGGTAGTTATCCTGTTGCATCATGGGAACGCGCACAGGTGCTGCGCCATCCACCTGAAAGTTTTCCAGCCCTCCACTCTGAGCGAACCGAGTCGTCCACTTCCCTGTTAGGACAGGAAACTAACCCATTATTCATCATGGCTGAAACTTACTTTGAGGATCAGTCACTTGTCAGAACCTGTTCATGGTTTCAGTGGCAGAGGACATGGATACACAACCATACACTTTGAATTTGTTTCATCTTTTCCAAGATTCGCTAAACAGATAAAGGTCACTTTGTAGCAGCGATCGGTCTATAGTCAGCTCTCTGAGTTAGTCTCATTCCTAAAAACTTTAGTCAGGTGCCCCAAAGTTCAGGTGCGTTGAACATGTGAGCCGATCACTTCACCTACACATAAACCCATACACGAGCATTTTGGAAAAAACTCTTACAGTTATCTGATAAGTAATATTGATCACTGAATCACCGTatggattttatttatatgataATTCTAACTAATTCGTAGATATCTGTGTCTGCAGAGCTGAAGACGTACCTTTAAAGTAGGCGGCGCTCACAATGCTCATGCCGGcggcacgagggaggggcttgGTCAGAAAGCGCTGTACCTTCCCGCCCGTCTGCTGAGACACCCAATCGTTGATTTCTTTCACATCTTTGGATCCTCCCAGCAGCGCCTTGGGGCGAACTCCATACTGCTGCTCCACAAGACCAAAGAACTCCTGCTTCAAACGAAGTCCTGACAACATGAGAGAACATTAGGATCTCACAGTAAAGACTCAAACACAGAGACAGCGAGCAACCACCAGTTCCACCTGGCTCCTTTACTCCAGCTCACCTCTGTAAACAAGTTCATGAAGAGTTTATTGTCTCAGTCACAAATTTCAgtccaaacatttcaaacattaaaTTACGGTGTAAGATAAGGTGAAGGTGCTTAGCTCACTTGGCTGCATCTGATGAAACTGCAATGTCTTCTTAACAACTAAACACCAAAATCCTTTTTAGGCTTCTGATGGTTTTATTGCTCACGTTGACTTTTTCTCCTCACATTTCTACCAGAAGGTTGAAACACAACTGagccaaacacattttttttctatggTCATCGGGTCCGGCTCACGCACCAGACGCTGCCCCTCAGCGGGCTTCCAGAAGAAAGCCAACCAGAAATGTTGGGTTTAATGGATAAGGTCCCTAAAGAGGCAGTACAGGACTACAACTGCACCTTTCATTGGCCTTTTTGAAGTTTCTGTGTAACACATCAAATAAATAAgaccttttgtttttataaatcaTGCTAAGCTCCTTCGGAGGAGTAGGAATGAAAACTTGACGCAGGAcatagaaaagaaatgagctgAATTTGTGTTCTGTTGTTTTGGTTTAGCTGCAAAGTCACAGCTGATGTTTAGACTCCATCTCAACCCCAACGTGAACTCACGTCTCGCCAGGTACAGGCGTGCAGCGGTACTCAGGCCTTTCCCCGCCGTCCTGACTGAGGCCAGCATGTCCTTCAGGGTGTTGTGGAGCTGAGGGTCCTGCAGGGTGTGGTACCTCAGGGCCCTGTACAGCTGcctctgagcatgctcagatcCTCCTAGAGGGACAGGAGGGCTTGTGTTAAGGTCACAAACCTCTGACACAACTGTTTTATTCACTAGAGAAGCAGACGTGGGCATCACTTTTACTGTAAGAATGTCtctgtttttaaattaatattctCCACTAAGGCCCTTGTGTCCACCTCCTCCACACGGTGGCGCTGTTGTACAATCTTAGCTTAGTTGAAAGTGAACAGAGGAAAACTAATTGTGGAAGTACGAAAACAGACAGaagtagaaaaaacaaaactggtcCCGTGACACTGACGGTGTTTTTGGGAGCAGCAAACAGAATGACCTTGAGCCAGTCTGGCCTCTGAGCTCGTACCAACACTAAAGCCGAAGCTCAGGTTTGGActaagtttgtgtgtttgtgtcttcacCCATGGACAGCTGAGTCAGCGCCTCGGACACGCTGAGCGGGGACAGGAAGACGTTGGTGGAAGCGTCGCGGCTCGCCAGGATGCGGAAAAGGTTGTAACCGAAGTCGGAGGTGGCAGCACCCATCTTTGTAGTCGGAGTCGTGAAGAGCTCCATGTGTTCCTCCTCTCcggctgcctcctcgccgccggTGTCAGACTGCAACGGACCAATGATGGAAAGATTTCATGATTAACTGAACTTTTAAAACTTCGTGCCACCGATAACTCTCAGACAGACAGGGCTCCTCTGAAGCAAACATCATGTGGATGGCAGCAAATGTTGCTCATAAACCCGTGAAGCTCTTTTTGAACTGAGGGTGGTCTCAGCCTGTGCAGCCACCTCtggaaaaacccagaaaccaTTCTAATGTTTGTCAAACCACGTCTTCATTGATCTACCCTGAAGCGTCAAAGCTCGTCCTTGAGGGCATGGTGAGGTGGTATTTTTACACACAGTCACATCACTAAATTACCTCATCAGCTCTGAGATTTTCCACCAATGTTTCATCTTCGTGTTGTTGATGTCGCAGCTTTTTAAGgcatgttgctgccatcaaattcaaacatgttttaaaattcAAAGTCCGAGCCACAGACTGattaaagatggatgtagcttccAGTAAAGGTATCTGAAATCTGCGCTCTTTCTAAAGGCCACCAGGGGGCGACTGTCTGCAGAGGGACTGCGCTGCAGAGACGTCTGACACTTTATGGGCGCGTTCGCTCATTTTAAGTCTGTCTCGTGGTTTAGATTAGTTAGCCAATCAGTGTGCGGCTTTACAGTGAGAATAGGAGAGAGCGAAGACGCTCACCTCGAGGCTTCATAAATCAAACCAGTGGGTGGGGTGA of the Maylandia zebra isolate NMK-2024a linkage group LG10, Mzebra_GT3a, whole genome shotgun sequence genome contains:
- the serpinf1 gene encoding pigment epithelium-derived factor, with translation MKGTTFLLLFGVVLSFCDAQSDTGGEEAAGEEEHMELFTTPTTKMGAATSDFGYNLFRILASRDASTNVFLSPLSVSEALTQLSMGGSEHAQRQLYRALRYHTLQDPQLHNTLKDMLASVRTAGKGLSTAARLYLARRLRLKQEFFGLVEQQYGVRPKALLGGSKDVKEINDWVSQQTGGKVQRFLTKPLPRAAGMSIVSAAYFKGKWTTRFAQSGGLENFQVDGAAPVRVPMMQQDNYPVKMGVDSDLGCTIAQIQMQDDVSMFIFLPEDVTSNMTLVEESLTSEFVQDLSMTLLPAKVSITLPVLKLSYSTDLLPLLGDLGLSEWLDNPELEKISTQAAKLISVNHKVTMETAPEGNQYPSDTTPSHLTYRVDRPFLYLIRDETSGALLFIGRVVNPKSLSI